CCGGCACTACCGGTCCAAGGAGGCGGTCGTCTTCCCCGACCACGACCGGCTGCTCGAACAGATCCGCGACAGGCTGGCGACCTCCAGCCACAGCACGGCTCTCGTGGCCGTGTCGGACGCGGTGCGCCTGGTGCTGCTGCACTACATCGAGGAGGGCGACCTCGCCCGCCGGCGGTACACGTTGACCAGCACGGTCGCCGCCCTGAGGGACCGCGAGATCGCGAGCGTCGCGCGCTATCAGCGCTTGTTCCGCGAATTCATCGCGGAGTGGATGGGCGACCCGACCCAGTCGGCGTCGCTGCGGGCCGAACTGATGGCCGCGGCCGTAGTCGCGGCCCACAACCACGTGCTGCGCCGATGGCTGCGCGGCGAGACCGCCGACGCCGTGGCCGAGCTCGATCAGGCCATGCGCGAAGTGCTGACGCTTTTCCCCAATGCACAGGAACAGTCCGCGAGCGGCACCGGCACCACCGTTGTCGCCTTCCGCGGTGAACAAGACCTCGATGTCTT
This genomic window from Actinospica robiniae DSM 44927 contains:
- a CDS encoding TetR/AcrR family transcriptional regulator, which encodes MSKPAARIRLMEAAFALFDEHGYEQTTVDEIAARAGVGRATFFRHYRSKEAVVFPDHDRLLEQIRDRLATSSHSTALVAVSDAVRLVLLHYIEEGDLARRRYTLTSTVAALRDREIASVARYQRLFREFIAEWMGDPTQSASLRAELMAAAVVAAHNHVLRRWLRGETADAVAELDQAMREVLTLFPNAQEQSASGTGTTVVAFRGEQDLDVLLPALRRLIESGPR